From Drosophila santomea strain STO CAGO 1482 chromosome 2R, Prin_Dsan_1.1, whole genome shotgun sequence:
AACTGTCGTTAAAAGATTTATTGCACTTCGGCATTCCGGACATGTGTTCTTCGCTTTCGGACTGGCTCTCTGGCATTCTGGCTTTCTGGCCTGGCCTATAAAAagcggcaacaaaaacagcttGAACTTTCGACACCTTTACGCGGCTGCAAGGAAATGTGAGCTTTGTGTGTGTTCTGAATTGGTTTtgcctttatttatttccactcgattttaattgccagccaCGAACCATGAACTGAACTCCGTAGCATAGTGTAGGATTACCGATATTAACGTCTTTCGACCCGGCCCAAATGCATTTGCCACAGCCCTTGGCCGTAATGAAGTAATTAACTCTAGAACATTTCCACTTTCCGCCAATTGAATCGAACGAACTGCTGGCCAAGATGGCCCAAAAGTTTGCGTGGGTCATTAGCAAAACCGGATGACTCTGCGTCGTTTATTAGATTGTTTTTGGTTCCAAGCCACCCTTTCGCCAGCGAAATAGACCAATCAGGTGGCGATTTGGCGATCGAGTGGCGCCCTCGTCGTGGCTCATGAATATCGCATTAATTGAGTTACCAAGCTGGTCAAACATTTGGACCCGGCGGTCCCGGTAATTTGACAGCTCAGTGATATTAACGCGATTTGACAGCGACAATgatgtgtgtttgtgctgtGTGTCTGTGCTGCGTCTGTGTGCTCGAATCAAACAAGACAAATAAACCGACAATCTGCGCTCTGCCTTTTGTCAACCATCCATCAAAAAAGGCAGCGAAAAACATCGAACGCCgaagaccaaaaaaaaaaataatacagaatacagaatacaggGAGAGGAGCAGAATCAGAAGGGGCTGCAACATCGGCAGCATCATCCATGTATTGTCAATGAAACTGGTTTTGTGTTAACATCATTCCGTCACTCAAGCCGCGTTTTGGTCCACTCTCGGCCAAATACGCACAAGCGGCTAAccgactggctgactggctgactggctggtgGACGGCATCGACATCGGCGGTAAACGCACCGCAGCGATGCGCTTCGAAGATAATAACCAATATGCAACATCAACAACCACAcggcggcaacagcaacaacctGTGTAACGACCACGCCAACACCAAACGTCGAGCCAATACACCGGGAGAAATGGGTTGCTAATGGTCGCAACTTAAAGTTGTATTCAAGGAAGACAAAACTTGGTCTCTAAACTAAAAGCTTCGCCATACTGCAATAAATATAACCTGTATTATAACTagcacttttgtttttttacattaatttaaccctttttttctgccagtgcacGAGCAAATCCAAGACAAACAGGCTCGAAACAAACAGTGAAAAAGATATGTGGCGAGGGAATGCAACAAACGAGTGAAAACTAATggaaaataatggaaaaatatatttacaatagGCAGAGCCCAAAGAACCGCTAAGCAGAACTCAAAGAAAGAGGAAAATCTTATAAAGATTTGAGTGACAGTAAAATGAAATGACAAAAGGAGGGCGGAGAGGGGGAAAAGGAAGACCGGGGCCTTCCATCCAGTGACAAACATTAGAAAGCTAATGAAAGTTAACCACAGATACAAAATAACAAAGCCATATCCACacaatgaaatatttatgcagtGAGATCCAGTGAGATCCAGAGATATCGATGGTGAGTTTTGTATCTTCGGATACGTGGATTATCTCCAAATGGTTTGTTATTATTAGATTCTGGGCCTGGGCGAGGTGATAAATCGATTGGGGCACCACTTGAAGGTTACACTCGGCCACTTTGCATGCAATATTTGCatgtgcatttgcatttgcaattgttGTGCGACTCAATTAGAATATATAGTTTGGTCAGCGGTGCCAGGAGagggggaaaggggaagggTAGTGGGTCGGGGGCACTGACTGCACACAGCGTTCGCCCACGCGAATCTTGCAGCCATGCGAAACTAGAACtgcgactgcaactgcaactccgAGTCGTCGGCCAAACGGCGCCAGCGACACAGATGTCTTTGTGTGAGAAAATCCGAGCTAAGTGCAGAAATTCTCAAATATACTTAGCTTACAGTGGACTGTCCTTCAGAGAACTGTGCTCACACCAAATGACTCGACTCGAATTCAAAGAGCAGCAAACGTAATGCAAAGTGCAAACCATTACATCAAAGATTACACTTAAGTACTAAATCTCAAAACTGCTGAAATTCTGTTCTTTCTCCATTTCTCTTCTACcaattacataaaaataaGTTAAGCTGCCCATTTACTATATACCTTGGCAATTAATTGTCGTATACTGGCTAGCCGCACTGTACCTGCTGTGTGAATTATTTTAGAGACCCGCAGCATGCAATAAAAACGTTTACGTGAACATTAAAGCCAAGCTAACATCATCCATTGGCCAATGCAATTACGAAGCTTTTGTCGCCGCCACCGATCGCAAAATGCTCTCGAAATTGCTAGATGAGGGGGAGTAATTACCCCAGAACGTATGTATCTGTGGCTGAAAATCTATCATATGCGATCTataaattttcattatgcAGATCGGGCGATGGCAATTGCTTGTAGTTCCGAAGGTCAGCCAGTCGGCGGCAGTCAATTACATGGATTGGGGTGCGACCCAAACAACTAATTAAACAGATCCATGATCGCTGATTGTAATTGAAAGAGCAAGAAACGTTTCCAATTGGCGGGGGGTCGACGGCAGCCACTTCTTCGATTGAGTTTTGTTTGGATCGAAGTATTCCCCATTACTAAACATGGCTTGCATCTAAGTATTTACTGGTTGGGAATACGGTTTTATGGATCTGGCCACGCCTCTGCGCCGTCATATGCATTTGCACAGATTACTAATCGACTCTTTGTCTTCATTTGATGGCTTTGGGTTTTAATTATTCGAGAAATGGTTTTCCAAAACAGACCAGGTCGCAGGCCAGCAGATGAGCGAAGATGAGAGCCCGCATATCTTAAACGTTCCGTTGTGATGGTGTTGGTGTCTCGAGCCCATTTTCAGGTGTCTGTTAATTTGTTTCTCCTCCCTTTGCTGGTCTACACCGCCCGTTGGGACTGCCTTAAACTCGTCTGCGTCCGTAGTTGACCCTCTTCGTCTTTGTTTAACAACAAATGCTTGACTTGGACCGAGGTGTTAAAGCTTGTCTCCGCTTCTCTACGGGCCGCAGCGCGTTTTGAGtttccattattatttttagttttttttcctcttttttggGATTTTGAGAACCGCTTTCCTTCTTAGACTAGTTCGGCTCGTAGGCTTTATAATTTATGATATTCGAATGGTTTCTATGAAATGTTGCATGGTGCCCAGAGATTGCCTCAGATTTTGGGGGCCAGGCATGTCGGATTCGGTTAGATGGTTGGCTGTGTTGCATGCATTTATAATTCAATCACGAGCAATTAACTAGGAAAATGCAGAGAAAATGCACGCATAGCCAAGGCGTAgaacaaaagacttaggcaacaaACTTGAAATTTCATTAGTTTGCATAACCGCTCCACCCCTTCAGCCCTCCTCCTTTTGTCTCTCTTTCTTGTGCGTTTTTGAcaaatttgtttgaaaattttcaaattgaaaagatTCATTCATCAGCGGGCTGCtcgcatcatcatcatcaaggTAGGCAGGCTGGCACTCTGGTAGtcaggcaggcaggcagtcAGGCAGAAGCTGGGCCCTGGCTATGTTTAATGGATTCCAACAGCCGTGGCCCGTCTGTCTTTGGGTTTCTCGTTTTTTCGGTGTATACACCTCTGCTGGGATGAAGCTCAAAGGTCCCATGTGCGATCTGACCCATTGTCGTTATAAATTAGCGCAATCAATCAACTCACTTCACCTGATTCGGCTGAAGGAGCGAGAGAGCAGCACAACAAAAAGATTCCAGATTCCAAACTCCAGACTCCCAGATttgagttttcagttttcagtttttcagaTTGAAGACAAACGCAAACAGGTTACCAAAGATGCAGATAGATAGGGCCACCAAGAGGCCCCAATGCCATGTCAGATGGATCAGAACAAACCTAGACAAATTTCGGCACTTCGTCAATGTCAAAACGATGGAATCATTGACCAGTTTTGTTAAATTAATCAGCAAAATCGTTTAATGGTTTCAAAATACCAGCGCCGCCAGCGAGTgactaaaatcaaaagttgTGTTTTAGCTGGAAGTGTTCGTTCGCTTCTTATCGGACTTACCGCAGACTCTTCCTAGTTTGCCTATCAGAGTATCAGAGTATCAGACTATCGACCTTTCATCTCTTTCGTCTTTCCGAGCCAATGTTAACAAGAGGAGACTCCCAAGAAAAGGCAGTTAAGCATCGCTAGGCCGAACCCCAGCTCTTGGTATTTTTCAGGTGTAAAATGAAAGAAGGTTTTTCATCAGATCCCAAAAGTGCCGACCATAAATTTCAGCTCGAAACCTTTTTCCATATAATTTTCCCCATGCCCCCAAGGGTTGCACttaaccaaaaaacaaaaaaacaaaaaaaaaaaaaaaagaagaaaagcgaTTCGACTCAGAACTCTCCCTTTCTTCGCGGCCCTGCTGGTCATTGCTATTGTCAGGattatgatatgatatgattcagttcgattcgatttgcCGGCTGAGGGCTTTCTTTTTACGAGTGggaaatgttttattttgatgGTCGCAGTAAGGTGTTGCAACTCGCTGGATCAATGTCTACCATTATGCTTGCCACAAAGGAGCTGACTGTTCTGTTCTGGCTGGCTGGCCGAGTACCTTTATATGATTCCAGGTCGCTGTTgcattgattttttatatatatgtatgtacatatattccataCGTAGCTGCAGGTGCGGAAGCAATTTGTTTAGAATTTTCGCTGTAAACGCACCAGCAACTGCTACAAGTTGCTGAGAGGCACTGCGGACATtaaataaaagcgaaaagaGTAAACACACAACACGAGAAAATATTGCATGCAACAACGCGGCCGAGCTCCGTCCTCatataccataccataccacactatactatactatgCTATGGTGTAGTATGCTATACCATATAGTATGGAGTATGGAGTATGGAGTATGGAGTATGGAGTATGGAGTATGGAGTATGGAGCATAGAGTATGGAGTATGGAGTACGACCGCCAGTGCTTGTGAGCatacaaatatgcaaattattgtGCACACAGCGACCACGCCAACAACCAACAGTCAACAACCAACAACCGGcggacaacgacaacgacaacaacaacaacaacaacaacaaggaggAACTGGCAGATTTGTTTGCCCTGCCCGTCCAGGCGGAGGCAGTGGAGGAAAAGTGAGGCAACGACTTGATCGCCGCTCAACTAGCCAGGATGTATTGGCCAGGCCCGAGTCAACATACGGCTGAGAATATATGGGCCTGAACTTGAAATTTTTTTAGTTGGAAATTAGTTCGCAGGAGTGTGGGTACAAGTAGTTGCGGAATATCTAATATGCAAACTATTTGTGTGCCCCCATTGCAATCTGTGTTTCCACACCATATATAATGATAATCTGATTCATGCAACGAAATCTTTATATACTATTCTATGCACAGCCATAAACTTTTAGGATCTGTAAGCGTGGGTGTAGTTTAATGAAGTTTATTCTATTCAATGTTGAAACTGGCCTAAGGAGATTTCAATGGTCATATAACTTATATGTCGATCAGAACGAACGGATGGTTCAGAGAATTCCACCACGAAAGGCAATTAGAAGTGAGGGATTAGCATTAGTGGCATTACGATTTACGATGCTCTAGAGGGCTCTATGATCTGATCGTAAGGCGTTTTCGTTTCATTCGCCAGCATTTGATAAGTTCATAAAGCTAAGATGTCGTAGATGTTGGCACACTTGTTTGGCgtttgcagtttttttttgggccataAACGGCGTAAActgtaaaatgtaaacaaagacGCGCTTGGTGGGCGCACAGAATTTGGAGACCTTGCCTTGTCTCAGGTTGCCCTATGCCGGCTCCTACGTTCCTCCGACCATCTCAATTATATGGTTTTATTATGGTTTCATTCTGGTGCAGCGATGGCGAGATCCCCACTTGCCCGAGTTGTTCGAGTCCCCCAAAGACCCTGCCAGCTACATTGTACGGCCCGGAGCGAACCGAAAAGGTAAGACGATATTCGAAAATGGGTTTTGTGGCCGGGCCGGTGCTGAAGTGGAGAACGTGTTAAAGTCACAAGTTCCCTAACACGTCTTTAGGttatttgatatatttattaaactaGCCGAACGCTGCGCTCTTTCACTCTGCTGGAGATACTTTATCTGGCGCGTCCGAAACGGGTTATCAAAAATATCTGCGCTCAGCTGAAGCGTGAGTTGATTAACTCTCGGCTGAGCCACATTTTTTGGTAGTTAGCACACGGGGATAACTATCCACCGAGtggccatcgccattgccatcaccatcaccatcaccatcaccattgccattgccatggGGCCAAGAGCACCTCCTTGCCGGAGTTGCACTTggttcatttcatttttatttacgtGAACTACTCTGGTGTCCAATAAAATATACGCAGCGAAATCAGATGCAAAACGTGCGACAGGGAGGCAAGAGATTCCCAGCATCTTGTCGCTGAGACACGCGGACGCACTTAATGAGCAGCGATCTTAAATCTTAAACTCAGACAGGGGCGGCCAGATGGGCAGGCAGGGGGGTTCGGGTTCGATGGAGACGTTGCATCCACTAGAGCGTGTATCTCAGGCCCCGATCGCCAGTGTGTGCCCTcgtccatgtgtgtgtgtgtgtgtgtgtgtgtgtgtgagagtgttTGTGTGGAAAGTATCTGGAACTGGCTCTGGCGGGGCTTCATCTTTCTGCACTCGAGAATCTTGGGATCGGGAGCAGCAAGAGCCAGCGAAGTGAGAGAGAGGCGGCTCTCAAATGCTTATGAAGATATTATGAAAAGCGGCACAAGATTCAGTCCCCAACTCCATTCGCTGgtcatgtacatacatatatgtgtatgtgtgtgtgtgcatctGGAAGTGGAGCCTGCATTATGTGGCAAgttccatctccatctccatctccatctgcgACTCCATCTCACCTGCAAAAAAAGATCAATGACAATTTATTGTCATGACTATGTAAGTTCTCACAGGCGCAGGCGTGCTCAGATAGCCAGATACTCGTGTAtccgcatctgcatctgcatctgcatctgttAGATGCTTTTCCATATTTCAAAGTGACATTCGACTGGCGCATTTCGTTCGGTAAATATTTGTGGTTTATTGGTTGTAAAGGTAAAATGAAAACTACTTAGTCTGGTTCCTTAGACAAATATCACACACATTGTTACACGCTAGCTAGGCTTAGTttatacagatacatttactgATGATAGGTAAGCTTAATACTCATGGATAGAGTCTGGCATTTACAAGTTAGGTATTTTAGTGGATCACCCCTTAATACTCGGATCTCCTGGGCTCAGTGGCTGGCTTATTTTCAAAGATTCCCATTGGTTACAGTTTGTAGGCTTCCTTTTTATAAGTTAACAATTTTCTAGAACCCCTGCGTTGATATAACCCCCTTCCAAGCCACCGATCCCTTGACTACTGCAATCCCAATCCAGGTGAAGATGCACCCACTTATCAGTCGTGTTGGGGGGCAAGGGCTGATGCCATCGCTTCATTAGCTGCCCTGGCACTTTTGCACCTGACCCAGCACCCGATCGATGCGCTCCACCAGAATTTTCACGGACTTGTCCGGCAGGGAGGGTAGCACATCCCGCACTCCGGCGCTGGTCGTCCGCTCGAAGAGGTCACGCAGCCGGCGCCCGGCACCCGCCGCCCGCAAACGTCGCAGGGCGTCAATGGTGGGACGCCGGAAGACGCAGAGGTTGTCCAGCAGGAGACTGTGGTATGCCTCGTACTTCTTCAGCAGCCGGTAGCCGTGCAGCAGGCCGCTTTCGTTGTCCAGGAAGACGAGCAGCTGGGAGGAGGACTGGCGGGCAAGGTTGTGCGCCGGCGCGGCCATAATGTCGGCGTTCCATTGAAAGTTGTACAGGTTATTAACCACCCGATCGAGATTCGCGATCAGGTAATCGAAGACGATTAAATCGGACCATTGTGCCAATTCAATTAGTCGCTGCACCAGCGCTCCGTTGCTGGccgtttcggtttcggttccTGTTCCTGTCTCCTCAATCGCGTTTGATTGATGAGCGGAGCCGGGCGAACTGGCAGCCCCCAACCGCTTGAGTAATCcttgcggctgcggctgcggctgcgactgcgacgGCGACTGTGACTGCGTTTGCCTTTCGGATTGCATGTGCCGCGTCAGGTTCCAGACGTCGTGCTTGTTGAGATGCCGCTCCAGCGGCTGAAAGGGCTGTGGTATTCCAGCCGGCTCCAGATCGGACAGCCAGCGGGTCAGCACCACTGGTCGGCGCTCCTTCCACTGCGCCTGTGTGATGTCGCCGAGGGCGGCGGCCCAATTGGGCGTACTGGTGTCCACCACGGTGGCGGCACTCGGGGCCAGATTGCTTATGTTCAAGAGCTGGCCCAAATAGTAGCTGAATATCTCGCCCTGTATCTGATCCGTATTCTGGCGGTAGCGGGCACAGGCCCTTGTTCCATCCGCAAACACCACCAAGCGGTTCTGCATCCTACCGCATCCCTGCTCCAGGCGCACAACTCGACCCTGCTCGCCCACGAAGCGCTCCCAGGAGACTTGATCCTTGGCGGCAAATCCCTTGGGCAGCGCCTGCTCCACAGTGGCACCCCAATAGACGTCCTCCTCAATGAGACCCGCCT
This genomic window contains:
- the LOC120446261 gene encoding extracellular serine/threonine protein kinase four-jointed, with product MYDIKRLEAGQQKLQLQQAQQPPLGLDLSGQQQQFTCSVITAPEHRANPNPNPNASFNSSFSSSCNSQSNPSEATHMTLLTLRRRRSLQRRACLLSILAAFVFGMALGVVVPMFGLPRHQDSTPDLSEEQIQMVAVEPLSSYRVEFIKETDELSAEQVFRNAFHLEQDKNAPDSMVVKKLDTNDGSIKEFHVQRTASGRYRKGPERRLSKMMPERVQPQETLRSPATSPTTPTSEHQAGLIEEDVYWGATVEQALPKGFAAKDQVSWERFVGEQGRVVRLEQGCGRMQNRLVVFADGTRACARYRQNTDQIQGEIFSYYLGQLLNISNLAPSAATVVDTSTPNWAAALGDITQAQWKERRPVVLTRWLSDLEPAGIPQPFQPLERHLNKHDVWNLTRHMQSERQTQSQSPSQSQPQPQPQGLLKRLGAASSPGSAHQSNAIEETGTGTETETASNGALVQRLIELAQWSDLIVFDYLIANLDRVVNNLYNFQWNADIMAAPAHNLARQSSSQLLVFLDNESGLLHGYRLLKKYEAYHSLLLDNLCVFRRPTIDALRRLRAAGAGRRLRDLFERTTSAGVRDVLPSLPDKSVKILVERIDRVLGQVQKCQGS